In Tamandua tetradactyla isolate mTamTet1 chromosome 7, mTamTet1.pri, whole genome shotgun sequence, the following are encoded in one genomic region:
- the LOC143690402 gene encoding zinc finger and SCAN domain-containing protein 5B-like codes for MATSPQGKSANSPGSEPPQFVPSQEIDLEKQDSNFESWHICFREFACSEELDPISCLRRLTELCHLWLRPDLYTKEQILDKLVMEQFMISMPLELQVLVKENGVKSCKDLEDMLRNNRTPQMWSIVSLQGQEFLLQNSDVQMAESESSDVIDMSVLSGNSNSSKSGTQQENSQKVCGKLQDLPETSEISRGQGHEVLLPENIHESGEELRPKQNLEENQMEEDRKEETILKAQESPLSKGPDSMRAEDVPKEGIYIKNVNAGLSPTHTLEREVSTQSVSIEESPGILRCSKRRKRDNTSSSQGKLQEEVIHLSQNEFLRKFGLIPVNSLTTTRPPSLSDGQGKEPTGSVPHQCAVCEKRFQYKSQFDIHQRTHTGERPFKCHSCGKGFMQCSDLRVHQRIHTGEKPFKCELCLKEFTHESTLHGHSRIHTKEKPFQCKDCGKCFSHKGNLNVD; via the coding sequence ATGGCTACATCACCTCAGGGAAAATCTGCCAACAGCCCTGGGTCAGAGCCGCCACAATTTGTACCATCCCAAGAAATTGATCTTGAAAAGCAAGACTCCAACTTTGAGTCTTGGCACATATGCTTTAGGGAATTTGCCTGCTCAGAGGAGTTGGACCCCATCAGTTGTCTCAGAAGACTCACTGAGCTCTGCCATCTGTGGCTGAGGCCGGACCTTTACACCAAGGAACAGATCCTGGATAAGCTGGTGATGGAGCAGTTCATGATCTCCATGCCACTGGAGCTCCAGGTCTTAGTCAAGGAAAATGGTGTAAAGAGTTGCAAAGACTTGGAGGACATGCTAAGAAATAACAGGACACCCCAGATGTGGTCCATAGTCTCCTTGCAAGGACAGGAATTTCTTCTGCAAAATTCAGATGTTCAAATGGCTGAATCTGAGTCCAGTGATGTGATTGATATGAGTGTCTTGTCTGGAAATTCCAACTCCTCTAAGAGTGGGACACAGCAGGAGAACAGCCAGAAAGTTTGTGGAAAGCTTCAGGATTTGCCAGAGACCAGTGAAATATCAAGGGGGCAGGGACATGAAGTTCTTCTGCCAGAGAACATTCATGAGAGTGGTGAGGAGCTGAGACCCAAGCAGAACTTGGAAGAGAACCAGATGGAAGAAGACAGGAAAGAGGAAACAATACTTAAAGCCCAGGAATCCCCATTGTCGAAGGGACCTGATTCCATGAGGGCAGAGGATGTTCCCAAGGaaggaatttatattaaaaatgtgaatGCTGGCTTATCTCCCACCCACACTTTGGAGAGAGAAGTTTCTACTCAAAGTGTGAGCATAGAAGAGTCTCCTGGAATTCTGAGATGTTCCAAAAGAAGAAAACGAGACAATACCTCCAGTTCTCAAGGAAAGCTTCAAGAAGAAGTGATACATTTGAGCCAAAATGAATTCCTAAGAAAATTTGGGTTAATACCAGTTAACTCATTGACCACTACAAGACCACCCAGCCTTTCTGATGGTCAAGGTAAAGAACCAACAGGATCAGTACCACATCAGTGTGCAGTATGCGAGAAAAGATTTCAGTATAAATCTCAGTTTGACATTCACCAGAGGACACACACAGGAGAAAGACCCTTTAAATGCCATTCCTGTGGGAAAGGCTTCATGCAGTGCTCAGACCTCAGAGTTCACCAGCGAATACACACAGGAGAAAAGCCGTTCAAATGTGAACTCTGTCTCAAGGAATTTACCCACGAATCTACCCTGCATGGTCACAGCAGGATCCATACAAAGGAGAAACCCTTCCAGTGTAAGGACTGTGGGAAATGCTTCAGCCACAAGGGGAATCTCAACGTTGACTAA